GTCGGCAGCGGGCTACCGCACCTGCTCGATCGGCAAGGTACACGTCGAGCCCGAGGCGGTTTATCGGTTCGATACCTATGCGAACGAAGGCATCCAGGGGGGGCGCAACCCGGTGCGCATGGCGGAGAACGCTCGCGATTTGATCGAGTCGGACGACGAGCGTCCCTTTTTTCTGTACTTCTGCCCTACGGATCCTCACCGTGCGAAGCAGGGGTTTGCGAATGACACGCCGCACCCTGGGGTGTCGGCCGAGAAGTTCGACCCCGCCAAGATCAGCGTGCCCGGGTTCTTACCGGACGAACCTGAAGTGCGTGAAGAGTTGGCCGAATACTATGAGTCGGTGGCCCGCGTTGACCAGGGGGTCGGACGCTTGCTCGAGGTCCTCGAGCAAACCGGGCATGCCGACGATACCTTGGTGCTCTTCTTGAGCGACAACGGGATGCCCTGGCCGGGGGCCAAGACGACGCTCTACGAGCCCGGCATGCACCTGCCCTTGATCGTGCGCGATCCCGCACAAAAGAAGCGGGGCGTGGTGACGCGGGCCCTGGTCTCTTGGACCGATTTGACGCCGACGATTCTCGACTATGCCGGGGCCGAGGGGCCAAAGTATCCGCTGCATGGTCGCTCGTTCCGGCCGGTGCTCGACCAGGAAGAGCCTGCCGGTTGGGATGAGGTCTTCGGCTCACACACCTTTCACGAGGTGACGATGTACTACCCGATGCGTGTCCTTCGCACGCCGCGGTACAAGTGCCTCTTGAATCTGGCCCACACGCTGCCATTTCCGTTTGCCTCGGACCTGTACGGCTCGCCCACGTGGCAGGGGGTGCTTGCCCGGGGAGATCAAAAATATGGCCGTCGCCTCGTGGCCGATTACGTGATGCGACCCCGGCTTGAGCTGTACGATCTGGAGTCCGATCCGGGGGAGCTCGAGAATCTCGCGGAGCGCCCCGAGCACCAGCAGACGCTGGCCCAACTGACGGGTCGTTTGCGCCAATGGCAGGAATCGACGCGCGATCCCTGGCTCATCAAGTACGAGCACGAATAACGCCCGTACTCGTGCGCTTCTGGCGCCGCACGACGCTCTTGCCCTCTGGCTGTCAAATTTGGCAAACCTTGCCGATCGCGGTTACTTTGCCGGTCTCCGAAAGAGACGCGGATGTTTTCTTCGTGCGGATCGTAGCGCCTGTGCGCCGATGAAGCAGATGTGGAAACCATCCCTCTCGCACTGCGCAAGGATGCCGCGATGCCGTCGATTCGAACCCTGTTGTGCTGGTCGCTGGGCCTGCTGGCCGTCTCTGTTTCGATTTCGGGCGCGGCATCTGCCGGCGAGGTGATTTACCACGGCGAGTATTCCCCATCCGTCGGCGGCGCCTACGGCGAAGCTGCCTTCATCAGCGACGGCGATTCCTGCACTTCGTGCGCTTCTACCGGTGGCGACGCAAGCTGCTGCGAATCCGACGGCGAAGGCGGATGCTCGAAAGGGTGCGGCTTGGGTTGCGGACGATGCTGCAAGCGGCAGCGCGCCTCGGCCCAGGAGAGTTGGTACAACTGCGGCTGCAACGGGAGTTACAAGTTTCCCGTGCCCCCCCTCTACACCTACATGTGGCCGGGGCTCTATTCGCAGCAGTTGGTCACCGATTACCACAGCCCGTGGCGCTTCCCGCCGCTGAGGCCGTATACGAACGAGGCCCCCACGGGCGAGCCGTTCGAATCGGCTTCGTCCCGTCGTACCGCCGTGCGGCAGGTTTCGGCGCAGATGCCCGTCGCAGGGGGCGCC
Above is a genomic segment from Pirellulales bacterium containing:
- a CDS encoding sulfatase — translated: MIVGGLWAIVCLAFGGLPREASAAEKNVVVIVADDLGLTLGCYGDPVARTPNIDRLAAQGTRFANAFCTTASCSPSRSVILTGLHNHANGQYGLAHAAHHFRTREELTSLPRLLSAAGYRTCSIGKVHVEPEAVYRFDTYANEGIQGGRNPVRMAENARDLIESDDERPFFLYFCPTDPHRAKQGFANDTPHPGVSAEKFDPAKISVPGFLPDEPEVREELAEYYESVARVDQGVGRLLEVLEQTGHADDTLVLFLSDNGMPWPGAKTTLYEPGMHLPLIVRDPAQKKRGVVTRALVSWTDLTPTILDYAGAEGPKYPLHGRSFRPVLDQEEPAGWDEVFGSHTFHEVTMYYPMRVLRTPRYKCLLNLAHTLPFPFASDLYGSPTWQGVLARGDQKYGRRLVADYVMRPRLELYDLESDPGELENLAERPEHQQTLAQLTGRLRQWQESTRDPWLIKYEHE